The following are from one region of the Periophthalmus magnuspinnatus isolate fPerMag1 chromosome 5, fPerMag1.2.pri, whole genome shotgun sequence genome:
- the ppp4r2b gene encoding serine/threonine-protein phosphatase 4 regulatory subunit 2-B gives MEIDSLQEALRDFDKKSKKEPCPILEQFLCHVAKTGETMVQWSQFKNYFLFKLEKVMDDFRASAPEPRVPANANVESIPFDDMKERILKIVRGYNGIPFTIQRLCELLTEPKRNYTGTDKFLRGVEKNVMVVSCIHPTSEKNGCSAVNRMNGVMLPGNTSAFTERKVNGPGTPRPLNRPKVSLANSLAANGLPDSTDNKDLIEQGETENSSVSGSEEPLEGPLKTKHPHTEEDMEAEQQEVKRLKFCKDEDEEDDDEDEEDEPEVDSQRPSHSLGLSKEAEAMVQDGEEKEDYSKDKEASSATTEDQEPSSSTQSEACAADASPGQDAEAAEREVPCGSQDEASDMDQTEQQAPAGVLESPESSHDSEEGSSDPVSSSSSSSSASSCSIEESTEAAREDVTLTPSSSTSDAPTDTAMESTTSNTGTTEEPMEQD, from the exons ATGGAAATTGATTCGCTTCAAGAGGCGCTCCGAG ACTTTGATAAAAAGTCAAAGAAGGAACCATGTCCTATCCTTGAACAATTTCTATGCCATGTTGCCAAGACAGGAGAGACCAT GGTTCAATGGTCTCAATTCAAGAACTATTTCCTATTTAAATTGGAGAAGGTGATGGATGATTTCAGAGCATCAGCACCAGAGCCGAGAGTCCCTGCAAATGCAAATGTGGAGTCCATTCCATTTGATGACATGAAGGAGAGAATTCTGAAGATTGTGAGAGGGTACAATGG AATTCCATTTACGATCCAACGTTTGTGTGAGCTGCTTACAGAACCCAAAAGGAACTACACAGGAACAGACAAGTTTCTCCGAGGAGTTGAAAAG AATGTGATGGTAGTAAGCTGTATTCACCCAACATCAGA GAAAAATGGCTGTAGCGCTGTCAATAGAATGAATGGAGTAATGCTTCCTGGGAACACATCTGCTTTTACAGAGAG GAAGGTGAATGGCCCAGGAACTCCCCGACCACTAAACCGACCAAAGGTGTCTCTGGCCAATTCACTTGCAGCTAATGGTCTGCCAGATAGCACAGACAATAAAGACCTCATAGAacaaggagagacagaaaacag TTCTGTTTCAGGGTCAGAAGAGCCTCTCGAGGGCCCACTAAAGACTAAACATCcgcacacagaggaggacatggAGGCAGAGCAACAGGAGGTAAAGAGACTGAAATTCTGCAAagatgaagatgaggaggatgacgacgaggatgaagaggatgagCCAGAGGTGGACTCACAACGACCGTCGCACAGCCTGGGACTCTCTAAAGAGGCTGAGGCCATGGTCCAAGATGGTGAGGAAAAAGAAGACTACAGCAAAGACAAAGAAGCCTCAAGTGCCACCACAGAAGACCAAG AACCATCCAGCAGCACCCAATCTGAAGCATGCGCAGCGGATGCGAGCCCGGGACAGGACGCAGAGGCGGCTGAGCGGGAGGTACCGTGCGGCTCCCAGGACGAGGCCAGCGACATGGACCAGACAGAGCAGCAGGCCCCTGCCGGCGTCCTGGAGAGCCCCGAATCCAGCCACGACAGTGAGGAGGGCTCCAGTGACCCagttagcagcagcagtagtagcagcagcgcGAGCAGCTGTAGCATAGAGGAAAGTACAGAGGCGGCCCGAGAAGACGTGACTCTCACTCCCTCCAGCAGCACGAGCGACGCCCCCACAGACACAGCCATGGAGAGCACCACCTCCAACACTGGGACCACTGAGGAGCCCatggagcaggactaa
- the gxylt2 gene encoding glucoside xylosyltransferase 2, whose translation MRIHCRVLVLALCLGVFLLLYFLGGNTADEPLLKQVVIVKPEEKRNSSPSPSELGRDAAAKFAAKKAPVKARKEGKAATKVTHAKSKQRSNVGRPVTKRARAGESMHLAVVACGNRLDETLAMVKSALLFSLKKITFHIFAEDPLAPLFEERLKQWPRSVAAKFHFTIYPITFSVGDAEEWKKLFKPCAAQRLFLPVILKDVDSLLYVDTDVLFLRPMDDVWSFFKAFNSSQLAAMAPEHEVPKIGWYSRFARHPFYGVTGVNSGVMLMNLTRIRSTLFKNSMIPSGLSWEDLLNPLYQKYKNHITWGDQDLLNIIFHYNPECLFIFPCQWNYRPDHCMYGSNCKGAEQEGVSILHGNRGVYHDDKQPAFKVVYDAIRDFPFEDNMFQSLFYPIQTKFLDTVNTLCGRIPQVFLKQIEKTMRKVFEDKVIRHARPRK comes from the exons ATGCGGATCCACTGCAGAGTGCTCGTGCTCGCCTTGTGCCTCGGAGTTTtcttacttttatactttttaggGGGAAACACTGCGGACGAGCCGCTGTTGAAACAAGTTGTGATCGTGAAGCCTGAAGAGAAGCGCAACTCTTCACCGTCGCCATCGGAGCTCGGGCGCGATGCTGCGGCCAAGTTTGCGGCAAAGAAAGCGCCGGTAAAAGCACGAAAAGAAGGGAAAGCTGCGACTAAAGTGACACATGCGAAAAG CAAACAGCGGAGCAATGTGGGCCGACCTGTGACGAAGCGAGCCAGAGCTGGGGAGAGCATGCATCTGGCTGTGGTCGCCTGTGGAAACCGTTTGGACGAGACCCTGGCCATGGTTAAATCGGCCCTCCTGTTCAGCCTGAAGAAGATCACGTTTCACATATTTGCAGAAGACCCCTTGGCCCCGCTGTTTGAAGAGAGG CTGAAGCAGTGGCCCCGCTCCGTTGCAGCTAAATTTCACTTCACCATCTACCCCATCACCTTCTCAGTGGGCGATGCGGAGGAGTGGAAGAAGCTGTTCAAGCCATGTGCCGCACAGAGACTCTTCCTTCCT GTCATTCTGAAGGATGTGGACTCTCTGCTCTACGTTGACACCGATGTGCTATTCCTCCGGCCCATGGATGATGTCTGGAGTTTCTTTAAAGCTTTCAACAGTTCACAACTTGCAGCAATGGCCCCAGAGCACGAGGTCCCAAAGATCGGATGGTACAGCCGCTTTGCACGACATCCTTTCTACGGAGTTACAGGGGTCAACTCCGGAGTGATGCTCATGAACCTGACGCGGATCCGCAGCACACTGTTCAAA AACAGTATGATCCCCAGTGGCTTGTCGTGGGAGGATCTTCTAAATCCACTCTACCAGAAGTACAAGAACCACATCACCTGGGGCGACCAGGACCTCCTCAACATCATTTTTCATTATAACCCAG agTGTCTTTTCATCTTCCCCTGCCAGTGGAATTACAGGCCTGACCACTGCATGTACGGAAGCAACTGCAAAGGGGCCGAACAGGAGGGTGTGTCCATTCTGCATGGAAACCGCGGAGTGTATCATGATGACAAGCAGCCGGCCTTCAAAGTTGTCTATGATGCAATCCGTGAT TTTCCCTTTGAGGACAACATGTTCCAGTCCCTGTTCTACCCAATTCAGACTAAGTTTCTTGACACAGTCAACACTTTGTGTGGTCGAATTCCTCAAGTTTTCCTGAAGCAGATAGAAAAGACTATGAGAAAAGTGTTTGAGGACAAAGTGATCCGCCACGCTCGGCCCCGCAAGTAG